One genomic segment of Novisyntrophococcus fermenticellae includes these proteins:
- the frr gene encoding ribosome recycling factor → MDERIEIYQSKMEKTIKSLESELGTIRAGRANPHVLDRITIDYYGTPTPLQQVANVSVPEPRMIQIQPWEASIVKDICKAIQVSDLGINPNTDGKVIRLVFPELTEERRKELVKDVKKKGEAAKIAIRNIRRDANDSYKKLSKEDVSEDEIKELEDKTQKMTDKFIRKIDEIIEEKSKEVLTV, encoded by the coding sequence ATGGATGAAAGAATTGAAATATATCAGTCAAAGATGGAGAAGACAATAAAAAGTCTGGAAAGTGAACTTGGAACAATCCGTGCCGGACGTGCCAATCCCCACGTATTGGACCGTATTACAATAGATTATTATGGAACACCCACACCGCTGCAGCAGGTTGCCAACGTCTCTGTTCCTGAACCCCGGATGATTCAGATCCAGCCATGGGAAGCTTCTATTGTAAAAGATATCTGTAAAGCAATTCAGGTGTCTGACCTGGGGATTAATCCGAATACAGACGGAAAGGTAATCAGGCTGGTATTTCCGGAGCTGACTGAAGAACGAAGAAAAGAGCTGGTTAAAGATGTCAAGAAAAAAGGCGAAGCCGCAAAGATTGCAATCCGCAATATCCGCCGCGATGCCAATGACTCCTATAAAAAACTTTCCAAAGAAGATGTGTCTGAAGACGAAATCAAAGAGTTAGAAGATAAGACGCAGAAGATGACAGATAAATTCATCAGGAAAATTGACGAGATTATTGAAGAAAAATCCAAAGAAGTTTTGACAGTGTAA
- the dnaG gene encoding DNA primase: protein MRYSDDLIEEIRLKNDIVDVIGGYVKLQRKGSSHFGLCPFHNEKSPSFSVSPDKQMYYCFGCGAGGNVFTFIMEYENFTFLEALKMLAERAGVDLPQLEYSKEAREQADKKNQLLKINREAAKYYYLQLKGKQGTQAMNYLKGRGLSDETIQKFGLGFSDRFGNGLYRYLKELDYPDGILHESGLFNADEKHGMYDKFWNRVIFPIMDVNNKVIGFGGRVMGDGKPKYLNSPETKIFDKSRNLYGLHAARLSRKKNLIICEGYMDVISMHQAGFNHAVASLGTALTSLQASLMKRYTDEVLIIYDSDEAGTRAALRAIPLLKGVGLSTKVVNLKPYKDPDEFIQHEGREAFEKRLEAAENSFLFELRMSEQAYDMEDPQGKTDFLHNAASRLLGFEDEIERNNYIESVAGTYGIESSTLSKLVNKLALKGAGIQEIRQPKSGIHSNREKESGIQKAQKLMLTWITSYPEIMEQITDYIGPQDFTTELYHKVAEMLFEQYHRGEINPAKLLNRFVDSEEQKEVTSLFNASIPLETDAERIRALSDVICNMKENSIAYRSAHLNPTDMQGLQDLMRDKKALEKWKESGVRLHISFDQG, encoded by the coding sequence ATGCGTTATTCGGATGACTTGATAGAAGAAATCCGTCTGAAGAATGATATCGTAGATGTAATCGGAGGGTATGTGAAACTTCAGAGAAAAGGAAGTTCTCACTTTGGGCTTTGCCCTTTTCACAATGAAAAGTCACCTTCATTTTCCGTAAGTCCCGATAAGCAGATGTATTATTGCTTTGGCTGTGGTGCCGGCGGGAATGTATTTACTTTTATTATGGAATATGAAAACTTTACTTTCCTGGAGGCCCTTAAAATGTTGGCCGAACGGGCTGGAGTGGATTTGCCCCAGCTGGAGTACTCGAAAGAAGCAAGAGAGCAGGCCGACAAAAAAAATCAGCTGCTGAAGATTAATCGAGAAGCCGCAAAGTATTACTACTTGCAGCTTAAGGGTAAGCAGGGGACGCAGGCGATGAATTACCTCAAAGGACGTGGACTCAGTGATGAAACAATTCAAAAATTTGGCCTGGGATTCTCTGACCGGTTCGGAAATGGTCTGTACCGATATCTGAAGGAGCTGGATTATCCAGATGGAATTCTTCATGAATCCGGACTTTTTAATGCGGATGAAAAGCACGGGATGTACGATAAATTCTGGAACCGTGTTATATTTCCAATTATGGATGTAAACAATAAGGTCATAGGTTTCGGAGGCCGGGTGATGGGTGATGGGAAGCCTAAATACTTGAATTCTCCCGAAACAAAGATTTTTGATAAGAGCAGAAATTTATATGGACTTCATGCGGCGAGATTATCCAGAAAAAAGAATCTTATTATCTGTGAAGGATATATGGATGTAATCTCGATGCACCAGGCAGGCTTCAATCATGCAGTGGCGTCTCTCGGAACAGCGCTTACTTCCCTGCAGGCCAGCCTGATGAAGCGATATACCGATGAGGTTTTAATCATATATGACAGTGACGAAGCAGGCACGAGGGCGGCTTTAAGAGCAATTCCGCTGCTGAAAGGTGTGGGTCTTTCTACAAAAGTGGTAAATCTTAAGCCATACAAAGATCCCGATGAATTTATACAGCATGAAGGACGGGAGGCATTTGAAAAGCGTCTGGAGGCGGCCGAAAACAGTTTCCTGTTTGAATTACGTATGTCAGAACAGGCTTATGATATGGAGGATCCACAGGGGAAGACTGATTTTCTGCACAACGCAGCATCCAGGCTTCTGGGATTTGAGGATGAGATTGAACGGAATAACTATATAGAATCTGTGGCAGGAACTTATGGGATAGAAAGCAGTACCTTGTCGAAGCTTGTCAATAAACTGGCATTGAAGGGAGCTGGAATTCAGGAAATCAGGCAGCCAAAATCCGGAATACACTCCAACAGAGAAAAGGAAAGCGGTATCCAGAAAGCCCAGAAACTGATGTTGACCTGGATTACATCTTACCCGGAGATTATGGAGCAGATTACTGACTACATAGGCCCGCAGGACTTTACAACCGAATTGTATCATAAGGTGGCAGAGATGCTTTTTGAACAGTATCACCGGGGAGAAATCAATCCGGCGAAACTACTTAACCGTTTTGTGGACAGCGAAGAGCAAAAAGAAGTTACTTCACTATTCAATGCTTCGATACCACTGGAAACGGATGCAGAAAGAATTCGGGCGCTCAGTGATGTGATCTGCAACATGAAGGAAAACAGTATCGCATATCGTTCGGCACATCTGAATCCCACGGATATGCAAGGTCTTCAGGATTTGATGCGTGATAAAAAAGCACTGGAAAAGTGGAAGGAAAGCGGAGTAAGGCTGCATATTTCCTTCGACCAAGGATAA
- a CDS encoding GNAT family N-acetyltransferase: MFEIVRMQEEDRVNVMNMVEVFYHSPAVCHTVPASTLLRTFEAALSGEQGLDGYVLLEDEKVVGFAYITEFYACEVGGKTVMLEEVYLKEEARKKGYATQFFHWMFETYSYAKRFRLEVSMENPGVIGLYERLGFTFLDYRQMVRDVL, from the coding sequence ATGTTTGAAATTGTAAGGATGCAGGAAGAGGACCGTGTGAATGTTATGAATATGGTAGAAGTATTTTATCATAGTCCCGCGGTGTGTCATACAGTTCCTGCCAGTACGTTGCTGCGAACCTTTGAAGCTGCTCTTTCCGGAGAGCAGGGGTTGGATGGATATGTACTTCTGGAAGATGAAAAGGTAGTGGGATTCGCCTATATAACAGAATTTTATGCATGCGAGGTGGGTGGAAAAACTGTTATGCTTGAGGAAGTTTACCTGAAGGAGGAGGCCCGTAAAAAAGGTTATGCGACACAGTTTTTTCACTGGATGTTTGAAACATATTCATATGCAAAAAGGTTTCGCCTGGAAGTGAGCATGGAGAATCCGGGGGTTATCGGACTGTATGAAAGACTGGGATTTACCTTCCTTGATTATAGACAGATGGTAAGGGATGTGCTATAA
- the rseP gene encoding RIP metalloprotease RseP, whose amino-acid sequence MNIIIAILIFSLVVIVHEMGHFLLAKANHIMVTEFSVGMGPTLFSTVRNETKYSLKLLPFGGSCMMLGENGEEDGEASFNSKSVWARMSVILAGPIFNLLLAFFISIVIISLVGADPSRITSVKEGSPAAEAGLQEGDLITRYEGSSISLGRELYTEVSLDGIPSDEISLTYKRDGKKQDITYVPYAAEKYMLGYTYYPDVEGKAEVATLMPGYPFAKAGLQVGDIILEVDGTVINSNKELEQYFNAHPLDGTAVKITYQHGERIHDTEVTPKLSKNAELGFGFNMAREKQSPLGVLKYSVREIGYWVKTTIKSLGMLITGKFTVNDLSGPVGVVNEIGKTIETSKADGGFYVLLNLLNFTILLSANLGVMNLVPFPALDGGRMVFLIIEAIRGKAIKQEVEGMVNFAGLMLLMALMVFVMFNDIRKIF is encoded by the coding sequence TTGAACATTATTATCGCTATATTAATATTTAGCCTGGTTGTAATTGTACATGAAATGGGACATTTCCTTCTGGCTAAGGCAAATCATATCATGGTGACCGAATTTTCTGTCGGAATGGGTCCCACATTATTTTCCACAGTCAGAAATGAAACGAAATACTCTTTAAAATTGCTGCCATTCGGGGGTTCCTGTATGATGCTGGGAGAGAATGGGGAAGAAGACGGCGAGGCTTCCTTCAACAGCAAATCGGTCTGGGCCAGAATGTCTGTAATCCTGGCAGGTCCAATCTTTAATTTGCTTCTGGCATTCTTTATATCAATTGTTATTATCAGTCTGGTGGGAGCTGATCCTTCCCGTATAACCTCTGTAAAAGAAGGATCTCCGGCGGCCGAGGCAGGCCTGCAGGAAGGTGATTTGATTACCAGATACGAAGGCAGCAGCATCTCATTGGGCAGAGAGTTATATACAGAGGTCAGCCTGGATGGAATACCTTCGGATGAGATTTCTCTTACCTATAAGAGGGATGGAAAAAAGCAGGATATTACTTATGTGCCATATGCAGCAGAGAAGTATATGTTGGGATACACCTATTACCCGGATGTAGAAGGGAAGGCTGAGGTTGCGACCTTGATGCCCGGGTATCCTTTTGCAAAGGCCGGTCTGCAGGTAGGAGACATCATACTGGAAGTGGACGGCACAGTAATCAACAGCAATAAGGAATTGGAGCAGTATTTTAACGCGCATCCTCTTGACGGTACAGCTGTAAAAATAACTTATCAGCATGGGGAACGTATTCATGATACAGAAGTAACACCAAAACTGTCAAAAAATGCCGAGCTGGGCTTTGGGTTTAACATGGCAAGAGAAAAGCAGTCGCCGCTGGGTGTGCTGAAATACAGTGTCCGTGAAATCGGCTACTGGGTGAAAACTACAATCAAAAGCCTTGGAATGTTGATTACCGGCAAATTTACAGTGAATGACTTAAGCGGTCCGGTCGGAGTCGTGAATGAAATTGGAAAAACAATAGAAACCTCAAAAGCGGATGGAGGATTTTATGTATTATTGAACCTTCTGAACTTTACAATCCTGCTTTCTGCGAACCTGGGCGTGATGAATCTGGTTCCGTTCCCTGCACTGGACGGTGGAAGGATGGTCTTTCTCATCATTGAGGCAATCAGAGGGAAGGCAATCAAACAGGAAGTGGAGGGCATGGTGAATTTCGCAGGACTAATGCTTCTGATGGCATTGATGGTCTTTGTTATGTTTAATGACATACGAAAAATATTTTGA
- the dxr gene encoding 1-deoxy-D-xylulose-5-phosphate reductoisomerase, whose protein sequence is MKKIAILGSTGSIGTQTLDVVRLNADIQVLGISAGNNIRKLEEQVREFSPKLAAVWDKEQAKTLRTRIADTNTKVVSGMGGMMELAAMADTELLVTAIVGMIGILPTIEAIRQGKDIALANKETLVTAGHIIIPLAKKHHVQILPVDSEHSAIFQCLGGEERKAVEKLLITASGGPFRGKTVKELEEVTVEDALKHPNWSMGHKITIDSATLVNKGLEVMEARWLFDVDLEHIQVVVQPESIIHSMVEFKDGAVMAQLGTPDMKLPIQYALYYPGRRYLAGERLDFRSLAQITFEEPDMETFKGLKMALDAARVGDSMPTVFNAANERAVSKFLNHEISFLDIYSVIEGAMRQHKVVKNPNIEQILETEAGTYDWIESRWHI, encoded by the coding sequence ATGAAGAAAATTGCAATATTAGGGTCCACCGGATCCATCGGAACACAGACACTGGATGTGGTACGGTTGAACGCAGATATTCAGGTGCTTGGCATCAGTGCGGGAAACAATATCAGAAAGCTGGAAGAGCAGGTGAGAGAGTTTTCTCCGAAACTTGCGGCTGTCTGGGATAAGGAGCAGGCAAAAACCTTAAGAACGCGGATTGCTGATACGAATACAAAAGTGGTGAGCGGTATGGGGGGCATGATGGAACTGGCAGCTATGGCCGATACGGAACTTCTGGTAACTGCAATTGTGGGGATGATTGGTATCCTGCCCACAATTGAGGCAATCAGGCAGGGAAAGGATATTGCTTTAGCGAATAAAGAAACACTGGTTACGGCAGGTCATATCATCATTCCTCTGGCAAAAAAACATCATGTTCAGATATTGCCTGTAGACAGCGAACACAGCGCAATTTTTCAGTGTCTTGGAGGAGAAGAAAGAAAAGCGGTGGAGAAGCTGCTGATTACCGCCTCCGGAGGACCATTCCGTGGAAAGACGGTGAAAGAACTGGAAGAGGTTACAGTAGAAGATGCGCTGAAGCATCCAAACTGGTCTATGGGACATAAAATCACCATTGATTCTGCTACCCTGGTGAATAAAGGCCTGGAGGTCATGGAAGCCAGATGGCTGTTTGATGTGGATCTGGAGCATATACAGGTGGTGGTTCAGCCTGAGAGCATTATACATTCGATGGTAGAATTTAAAGACGGGGCTGTTATGGCGCAGCTGGGAACACCGGATATGAAGCTTCCGATTCAGTATGCGTTATACTATCCCGGACGGCGATATCTGGCGGGAGAGCGGCTGGATTTTCGTTCTCTGGCTCAAATTACATTTGAAGAACCGGATATGGAAACTTTTAAAGGGCTTAAGATGGCACTGGATGCTGCAAGAGTGGGGGATTCCATGCCGACAGTATTTAATGCGGCCAATGAACGGGCGGTATCAAAGTTTTTAAATCACGAAATCAGCTTTTTGGATATCTATAGTGTGATTGAAGGGGCTATGCGGCAGCATAAGGTCGTCAAAAATCCGAATATAGAACAGATACTCGAAACAGAGGCGGGGACTTATGATTGGATTGAAAGCAGGTGGCATATTTGA
- a CDS encoding bacteriohemerythrin, producing MSIEFDKALETGNDLIDTQHRELIARVNKLTADGVVGKEKNVAVQTLDFLMDYTDFHFNAEENLQEEHAYPLLDAHKKQHAVFVKAVDDLREMLEEEEGPTEAFVEAVRKNVVDWLLRHIQIWDKQVAEYIKEA from the coding sequence ATGAGTATTGAATTTGATAAAGCACTTGAAACAGGAAATGATTTGATTGATACACAACACAGAGAACTGATTGCCAGAGTAAATAAGCTGACAGCAGATGGTGTGGTTGGAAAAGAAAAGAATGTTGCAGTACAGACGCTGGATTTTCTGATGGATTATACCGATTTTCATTTTAACGCCGAGGAAAATCTTCAGGAAGAACATGCTTACCCTCTTTTGGATGCTCATAAGAAGCAGCATGCGGTCTTTGTAAAGGCTGTGGACGACTTAAGAGAGATGCTGGAAGAAGAGGAAGGTCCTACGGAAGCATTCGTGGAAGCTGTCAGGAAAAATGTAGTGGACTGGCTCCTGCGGCATATCCAGATATGGGACAAGCAGGTAGCTGAGTATATAAAAGAAGCTTAA
- a CDS encoding deoxyguanosinetriphosphate triphosphohydrolase has product MNIRESFEEREFQELSPYAAHSRDSRGRDVYETECDVRTVYQRDRDRILHSKAFRRLKDKTQVFLAPQGDHYRTRLTHTLEVSQTARTIAKALNLNEDLVEAIALGHDLGHTPFGHAGEYALNEVCPLGFAHYKQSIRVVELLEKDGDGLNLTWEVRDGILNHRTSGKPNTLEGQIVRLCDKISYIHHDMDDAQRAGIISEDDIPITIRVVLGGTTRERLNTLIHDIILNSMGRDAIVQSGEIAEAMRMLRQLMFDNVYKNPVAKKEEKKAKRMLMELYEYYSSHINKLPDEYQRLISRGEKEERVVCDYISGMTDQYSMHHFEELFVPKAWAVY; this is encoded by the coding sequence ATGAATATACGCGAAAGCTTTGAGGAAAGGGAATTTCAGGAACTGAGTCCCTATGCGGCTCACAGTCGTGATTCCAGAGGACGGGATGTGTATGAGACGGAGTGTGATGTCCGAACGGTTTATCAAAGAGACCGGGACAGGATTCTTCATTCCAAGGCATTCCGAAGATTGAAGGATAAGACGCAGGTATTTCTGGCACCCCAGGGAGATCATTACAGGACCAGACTGACGCATACATTGGAAGTTTCCCAGACGGCCAGAACAATAGCTAAGGCATTGAATCTGAATGAGGATCTGGTTGAGGCAATTGCCCTCGGGCATGATCTTGGGCATACACCTTTTGGTCATGCGGGTGAATATGCCTTGAATGAAGTCTGCCCATTAGGATTTGCCCATTATAAGCAAAGTATCCGTGTGGTGGAACTTCTGGAAAAGGATGGGGACGGGTTAAACCTGACCTGGGAGGTCAGGGACGGAATCTTAAATCACCGGACATCTGGAAAACCAAATACATTGGAGGGCCAGATTGTACGGCTTTGTGACAAGATATCCTATATTCACCACGACATGGATGATGCACAGCGTGCAGGCATTATAAGTGAGGATGATATTCCTATTACAATCCGTGTGGTACTTGGGGGTACGACACGCGAGAGACTGAATACGCTGATTCATGATATTATCCTGAACAGTATGGGAAGGGACGCTATTGTGCAGTCAGGGGAGATTGCGGAAGCTATGCGAATGCTCAGACAACTGATGTTTGATAATGTATATAAGAATCCTGTTGCAAAGAAGGAAGAAAAAAAGGCAAAACGTATGCTGATGGAGCTTTATGAATATTACAGCAGTCATATCAACAAATTGCCGGATGAGTACCAGAGGCTGATTTCCAGAGGAGAAAAAGAGGAACGGGTGGTATGTGATTATATATCCGGCATGACAGATCAGTATTCCATGCACCATTTTGAAGAATTGTTTGTTCCGAAGGCGTGGGCAGTATACTGA
- the pyrH gene encoding UMP kinase yields the protein MKRVLLKLSGEALAGAKKTGFDEPTVTAVAKQVKTLVEEGIKVGIVIGGGNFWRGRSSESIDRTKADQIGMLATVMNCIYVSEIFRSQGMMTSVLTPFQCGEFTKAFSKDRVSKYFDHNMVVFFAGGTGHPYFSTDTATVLRAIEIEADTILLAKAVDGVYDSDPKDNPDAKKYDEISIQEVIDRKLGVVDMTASIMCMENKMPMQVFSLNERDGIVNAAHGINNGTKVTV from the coding sequence ATGAAAAGAGTATTGCTAAAGCTGAGTGGCGAAGCGCTTGCGGGAGCTAAAAAAACAGGGTTTGATGAACCGACGGTGACTGCGGTCGCAAAGCAGGTTAAGACACTTGTAGAAGAAGGAATCAAAGTAGGAATCGTCATTGGAGGAGGCAACTTCTGGAGAGGGAGAAGCAGCGAATCGATTGACCGGACCAAGGCCGATCAAATTGGAATGCTGGCAACTGTCATGAACTGTATCTATGTATCTGAGATCTTCCGTTCACAGGGGATGATGACATCCGTACTCACACCCTTCCAATGCGGGGAATTTACAAAGGCCTTCTCAAAAGACAGGGTGAGTAAGTACTTCGATCATAATATGGTTGTATTTTTTGCGGGCGGAACCGGCCATCCGTATTTTTCGACAGATACGGCGACCGTGTTGCGCGCCATAGAAATTGAGGCGGATACCATTCTGCTGGCCAAGGCTGTGGACGGTGTATATGACAGTGATCCCAAAGATAATCCGGATGCAAAGAAGTATGACGAAATATCAATCCAGGAAGTGATTGACCGAAAACTGGGAGTCGTGGATATGACGGCCTCTATTATGTGTATGGAGAACAAGATGCCCATGCAGGTGTTCAGCCTGAATGAAAGGGATGGAATTGTTAATGCAGCACATGGAATCAATAATGGTACAAAGGTGACCGTATAA
- a CDS encoding phosphatidate cytidylyltransferase: protein MFKTRLMSGIVLVLLAFIAIATGGYVLFGTLLIVSLIGAGELLKAMKVQESRWNSLTAASMVGITLYYLGIIISDKGIINLRGFDSGLSEMMLILSLLIIMFVYVCTYPKYHAGQVMAAFFSIVYVGVMLSYIYQTRILIGGKYHVWLIFLCSWGADTCAYCVGMLCGKHKMAPVLSPKKSVEGAVGGVAGAALLGFLFQLVTHGLSYQYAVICGAGALISMVGDLAASAIKRNMEIKDYGKLIPGHGGILDRFDSVIFTAPVIYYLSVFLI from the coding sequence ATGTTCAAAACAAGGCTGATGAGTGGAATTGTACTTGTGTTACTGGCTTTTATAGCCATCGCGACGGGTGGGTATGTACTCTTCGGAACACTGCTGATTGTCTCACTGATTGGAGCCGGAGAGCTTTTAAAGGCCATGAAGGTTCAGGAAAGCAGATGGAACAGCCTGACTGCTGCAAGCATGGTTGGAATCACTCTATATTATCTGGGAATTATCATATCCGATAAGGGCATAATCAATCTGCGCGGATTCGATTCGGGACTCTCTGAGATGATGCTGATCCTGTCTCTTTTGATTATCATGTTTGTCTATGTATGCACCTATCCCAAGTATCATGCAGGTCAGGTTATGGCGGCTTTTTTTTCAATTGTGTATGTGGGTGTCATGCTTTCCTATATCTATCAGACGAGAATACTGATTGGCGGAAAATATCATGTGTGGCTGATCTTTCTGTGCTCCTGGGGTGCGGATACCTGCGCATACTGTGTGGGTATGCTTTGTGGAAAGCATAAGATGGCACCGGTTTTAAGCCCGAAGAAATCGGTGGAGGGTGCTGTAGGCGGAGTAGCCGGAGCTGCGTTGCTGGGATTCCTGTTCCAGCTGGTTACCCATGGCCTGTCTTATCAGTATGCAGTGATATGTGGAGCAGGCGCCTTGATTTCCATGGTAGGTGATCTGGCTGCATCTGCAATCAAGAGAAACATGGAAATTAAGGACTACGGAAAGCTGATTCCGGGTCATGGGGGAATACTGGATCGCTTTGACAGCGTTATCTTTACGGCCCCCGTAATATATTACCTTTCTGTTTTTCTCATATAA
- a CDS encoding isoprenyl transferase, translating to MNVPNHVAIILDGNGRWAKSRNMPRTYGHMVGCDNLEKICYIARDLGIKYLTVYAFSTENWKRSKDEIDGLMKLFRRYLKRCIKSSRENEMRVRIIGDTTAFDEDIRESIQVLEDYSKGYDKLHFQIALNYGSRDEILRAAVRMADDVKCRMLREEDITEEVFSSYLDTSGIPDPDLMIRTSGEERLSNFLLWQLAYTEFYFTDVPWPDFHKEELVKAIEQYNSRDRRFGSVKGEASCSKQG from the coding sequence ATGAATGTGCCAAATCATGTGGCAATTATTCTGGACGGCAACGGACGGTGGGCAAAATCCAGAAATATGCCCAGAACTTATGGACATATGGTAGGATGTGATAATCTGGAAAAAATCTGCTATATAGCCAGAGATCTCGGAATTAAATATTTGACTGTTTACGCATTTTCCACGGAAAACTGGAAGCGCTCCAAAGATGAAATTGACGGATTGATGAAATTATTCCGGCGTTATCTGAAGCGTTGCATCAAAAGCTCCAGAGAAAATGAGATGCGTGTGAGAATCATCGGTGATACAACTGCCTTTGACGAAGACATTCGGGAAAGTATTCAGGTATTGGAGGACTATTCCAAAGGCTATGATAAGCTGCATTTTCAAATTGCGCTTAACTATGGAAGCAGGGATGAGATTCTAAGAGCTGCTGTAAGGATGGCTGACGATGTAAAGTGCCGGATGTTAAGGGAAGAGGATATTACAGAAGAGGTTTTTTCTTCTTATCTGGATACATCAGGGATTCCCGATCCGGATCTCATGATAAGAACCAGCGGAGAAGAGCGGTTGTCTAATTTTCTATTATGGCAGCTGGCTTATACGGAGTTTTATTTTACAGACGTTCCCTGGCCGGATTTTCATAAAGAGGAATTGGTCAAGGCTATTGAACAATATAATAGCAGGGACAGAAGATTTGGCAGCGTAAAGGGGGAAGCATCATGTTCAAAACAAGGCTGA
- a CDS encoding peptidoglycan-binding protein, with translation MKKMDENQVDTGELQIQVNARPQNRPISQAKISISYTGNPNQILEELTTDSNGRTPTIDLPAPPVEYSMEPAMQQPYSEYTLNITAEGYEPIEISGSQLLPGEIAIQPVLMNQLTAENQFLDIAISAHTLYYEFPPKIPEAEIKPVNETGEIVLSRVVIPEYVIVHDGSPEDPTAANYYERYRDYIKNVASSEIYATWPDSAIRANVLAIMSFTLNRVYTEWYRNKGHDFTITSSTAYDHKWTRGRNYFDNISLIVDEIFSYYLSRPNVRQPILTQYCDGHRVTCPNWMSQWGSKSLGDQGYTPIQILRNYYGQDMYINSAEEISGVPASWPGYNLDIGATGPKVTQIQEQLNAIANVYSAIPPTTEDGILGEGTKRSVTAFQSLFNLPATGIIDYPTWYKIQDIYVAVTRIAELNP, from the coding sequence ATGAAGAAAATGGATGAAAATCAAGTGGACACTGGCGAACTGCAGATTCAAGTGAATGCGCGGCCTCAGAATCGTCCCATAAGCCAGGCCAAAATATCAATCTCCTACACCGGCAATCCAAATCAGATACTTGAAGAATTGACAACGGATTCCAATGGTCGTACGCCTACCATAGACCTGCCTGCACCACCGGTTGAATACAGTATGGAACCAGCCATGCAACAGCCATATTCAGAATATACACTGAACATCACAGCGGAAGGTTATGAACCGATTGAAATCTCCGGCAGCCAGCTGCTTCCCGGAGAAATTGCCATACAGCCCGTTCTGATGAATCAGCTGACCGCTGAAAACCAATTTCTGGATATCGCAATTTCAGCACACACATTATATTACGAATTTCCGCCGAAAATACCGGAAGCAGAAATTAAACCTGTGAATGAGACCGGAGAAATCGTCTTAAGCCGGGTTGTTATTCCGGAATATGTCATCGTCCATGACGGTTCTCCTGAGGATCCTACGGCAGCCAATTACTATGAACGTTACAGAGACTATATCAAGAATGTAGCCAGCAGTGAAATCTATGCTACCTGGCCTGATTCGGCCATACGTGCAAATGTTCTGGCCATTATGTCCTTTACATTAAACAGAGTATACACAGAGTGGTATCGTAACAAAGGACATGATTTTACGATTACCTCGTCGACTGCATACGATCATAAATGGACCAGGGGGCGAAACTACTTCGATAACATCTCCCTGATTGTAGATGAAATTTTTTCCTACTACCTTTCACGGCCCAATGTACGCCAACCTATTCTCACACAGTACTGTGACGGACACCGGGTCACTTGTCCGAACTGGATGAGCCAATGGGGATCAAAATCTCTGGGAGATCAGGGCTACACACCGATTCAGATTCTACGTAATTATTACGGGCAGGATATGTATATCAATTCTGCTGAAGAGATCTCAGGTGTTCCGGCCTCCTGGCCCGGCTACAACCTGGATATAGGCGCCACCGGACCGAAGGTCACTCAGATTCAAGAGCAGCTAAACGCCATAGCAAATGTATACAGTGCAATACCGCCCACTACTGAAGATGGTATTCTGGGGGAAGGCACAAAACGTTCTGTAACAGCATTCCAGTCCCTCTTTAACCTACCCGCCACAGGCATTATCGATTATCCTACCTGGTATAAAATTCAGGATATCTATGTTGCAGTCACCCGAATCGCAGAACTCAATCCATAA